From a region of the Zingiber officinale cultivar Zhangliang chromosome 10B, Zo_v1.1, whole genome shotgun sequence genome:
- the LOC122029909 gene encoding transcription factor bHLH18-like: MDTQTAAWYSDMGMEGSFFDHWRVIDQLTADEIAAAIGQDFRQSISSESYNSFTADQAPISTESPKKALKTTSLSSCTTEQNSSPSILTFGNPESPCEQKNLYGSLVGVVKPKKEVVAMVGSKRSYDAMVGQASKGSHVRSRSTYDNKEHIIAERKRREKLSQRFIALSTIVPGLKKMDKASVLGDAIKYLKQLEEKVKVLEEQSARRTVESAVLVKKSQLCADDGSSSCDENFVGQQELGESLPEIEAKMSEKSILIKIHCENGKGVLVKALSEVEKFHLSVLSTSVIPFVGSSLDITIMAQTEEGFDMTVNDLVKKLGAAFRKNT; the protein is encoded by the exons ATGGACACACAAACTGCAGCATGGTATTCTGACATG GGAATGGAAGGCAGCTTCTTTGATCATTGGAGAGTAATAGATCAGCTCACAGCTGACGAAATTGCAGCAGCTATAGGACAGGACTTCCGACAGTCCATCTCCTCAGAGAGCTACAACTCATTCACCGCTGACCAAGCTCCGATCAGCACCGAGAGTCCCAAGAAAGCTCTCAAGACCACTAGCTTGAGTTCTTGCACCACAGAGCAGAACTCGTCCCCAAGCATCCTCACCTTCGGCAACCCAGAATCGCCCTGCGAACAGAAGAACCTTTATGGGAGCCTTGTGGGAGTGGTGAAGCCAAAGAAGGAGGTGGTTGCTATGGTTGGATCCAAGAGGAGTTACGATGCCATGGTTGGGCAAGCGAGCAAGGGTTCCCATGTCAGGAGTAGATCAACCTATGACAATAAGGAACACATTATCGCTGAAAGGAAGAGAAGGGAGAAGCTCAGCCAGAGGTTCATAGCTTTGTCTACCATTGTGCCAGGCCTAAAGAAG ATGGACAAGGCTTCTGTTCTTGGCGATGCAATCAAGTATCTGAAACAACTGGAAGAAAAGGTGAAGGTCCTGGAAGAGCAATCGGCAAGGAGAACAGTTGAGTCTGCAGTCCTCGTGAAAAAATCTCAGCTCTGTGCAGATGATGGCAGCTCCTCCTGCGATGAGAACTTTGTTGGCCAACAGGAACTCGGTGAGTCTCTCCCAGAGATCGAAGCAAAGATGTCTGAAAAGTCCATCCTCATCAAAATTCACTGCGAGAATGGCAAAGGCGTGCTCGTGAAGGCACTCTCTGAGGTCGAGAAGTTCCACCTCTCTGTCCTCAGCACCAGTGTGATTCCGTTTGTTGGTTCTTCCCTTGATATCACTATAATGGCTCAG ACTGAAGAAGGATTTGATATGACAGTAAATGATCTAGTGAAGAAGCTGGGTGCTGCTTTCAGGAAGAATACATGA
- the LOC122030552 gene encoding uncharacterized protein LOC122030552: MLSRVLGFSLRGVCTAIDTNGDSILHTTLRGSAHFSEPFEAVMAAFQLARPGFSLALRLRRSFPPHRRSARSSAVFLRCRMQEDGGESKGDVQPESLFMKELKRRGLDPTTLLEEGDGGASIGPLESKEESSGGEGNGGSTKRNGVASAELEKKLSDQRELSMSLNSEGLEGLIPRAKVLLTIGGTFFLGFGPVMLVIFALFLALYIYLGPSFVHDASNRAPVSSPPHVDPYALLEEESLSQVAPNLY, translated from the exons ATGCTCTCCCGTGTTCTCGGCTTCTCGCTTCGTGGCGTGTGTACGGCAATCGACACGAACGGTGATTCGATCCTTCACACGACGCTGCGTGGCTCCGCTCACTTCTCCGAACCCTTTGAGGCAGTCATGGCTGCTTTCCAGCTCGCCAGACCGGGCTTCTCGCTGGCGCTCCGTCTACGGCGGTCCTTCCCGCCTCACCGCCGCTCGGCCCGCTCCTCCGCCGTCTTTCTCCGCTGCCGCATGCAGGAGGACGGCGGCGAGTCCAAAG GGGATGTGCAGCCGGAGTCGTTGTTCATGAAGGAGCTCAAGCGAAGGGGTTTGGATCCCACCACGCTGTTGGAGGAGGGTGATGGGGGTGCGTCGATCGGACCGTTGGAGTCGAAGGAAGAGAGCAGCGGTGGCGAGGGGAACGGTGGGTCGACGAAGAGGAATGGTGTGGCGTCGGCGGAGCTCGAAAAAAAGCTGTCGGATCAAAGAGAACTGTCCATGTCTCTGAACAGCGAGGGCCTCGAG GGATTAATTCCAAGGGCTAAAGTGCTTCTAACTATTGGTGGAACATTCTTTCTAGGCTTTGGGCCTGTGATGCTTGTCATATTTGCGCTTTTTCTTGCTCTGTACATT TATTTAGGGCCAAGCTTCGTCCATGATGCCAGCAACAGAGCGCCTGTATCGTCACCACCGCACGTAGATCCATATGCACTGCTAGAGGAAGAAAGCCTCTCTCAGGTGGCTCCGAATCTGTACTGA
- the LOC122030401 gene encoding uncharacterized protein LOC122030401 encodes MTTTIALADSDEEMADEPRPRASLGLACFSFAAYAKYLVGHLRASGVPVAPGLSEAELAAVESAYAFAFSPDLRNVLREGLPVGPGFPNWRSASPQQLRLLLALPADALLREIAAGGIWPRAWGPRPRDRAVADAVAKEALLKAPRLVPVYRNFYLPSAPCLAGNPVFYVRGSDVRPAGIDLSDFFRRGQPRGWAAGAPMPAWAATSARKVELWTQLAEEGAPRKSLMDRLLEEARRRLRQGGWSETEVREMAGDDDGDGPRAFCPAKTSSFRVQGQVSRQLGLLSLAMLRGGWSADDVVESMGWRTRTN; translated from the coding sequence ATGACGACCACCATCGCATTGGCGGACTCCGACGAGGAGATGGCGGATGAACCGAGGCCGCGGGCCTCCCTGGGCCTCGCGTGTTTCTCCTTCGCCGCCTACGCTAAATATCTGGTCGGCCACCTTCGCGCCTCCGGCGTCCCGGTCGCTCCTGGACTGTCCGAAGCAGAGCTCGCTGCCGTAGAGTCCGCCTACGCGTTCGCCTTCTCGCCGGACCTCCGTAATGTCCTCCGCGAGGGCCTCCCCGTTGGCCCCGGCTTCCCCAACTGGCGCTCCGCCTCACCGCAGCAGCTCCGCCTCCTCCTCGCCCTCCCAGCCGACGCCCTCCTCCGAGAGATAGCCGCGGGTGGCATCTGGCCCCGGGCTTGGGGACCGCGGCCGAGAGACAGAGCGGTCGCTGACGCGGTGGCGAAGGAGGCGCTTCTCAAGGCCCCGCGGCTCGTGCCGGTGTACCGCAATTTCTACCTTCCGTCAGCGCCCTGCCTCGCAGGAAACCCGGTGTTTTACGTCCGAGGCAGCGACGTCCGGCCCGCGGGGATCGACCTTTCCGACTTCTTCCGACGAGGGCAGCCGCGCGGGTGGGCCGCAGGAGCGCCGATGCCGGCGTGGGCGGCGACTTCTGCTAGAAAGGTGGAGCTATGGACGCAACTGGCGGAGGAAGGAGCGCCGCGGAAGTCACTGATGGATCGGCTGCTGGAGGAGGCGAGGCGGCGTCTAAGACAAGGGGGGTGGAGCGAGACGGAGGTGAGAGAGATGGCGGGGGACGACGACGGAGACGGTCCGAGGGCTTTCTGTCCTGCGAAAACCTCGTCGTTTCGAGTGCAGGGACAAGTGTCGCGGCAGTTGGGTCTGCTGTCCCTTGCGATGCTTCGCGGCGGTTGGAGCGCTGACGACGTGGTGGAGTCGATGGGGTGGCGGACGAGGACAAATTAA